From Staphylococcus sp. M0911, a single genomic window includes:
- a CDS encoding APC family permease, translating to MENDKNKQVDRGDLKQNLSEKFVWAIAYGSCIGWGAFILPGDWIGQSGPIAASIGIVIGALLMILIAVSYGALVEKFPVSGGAFAFSFLSFGRYVSFFSSWFLTFGYVCVVALNATAFSLLIKFLLPNVLNNGKLYTVAGWDVYITEIIIATILLLVFMFVAIRGASVSGSLQYYFCVAMVVVVLLMFFGSFFGNNFALDNLQPLANPEQGWFISIITIVSIAPWAYVGFDNIPQTAEEFNFAPNKTFKLIVYSLLAASMTYVVMLLYTGWLSTNQKSLNGQLWLTGAETQSAFGYVGLAVLAIAIMMGIFTGLNGFLMSASRLLFSMGRSGIMPSVFSRIHSKYKTPYVAIIFLVGVSLIAPWLGRTALTWIVDMSSTGVSVAYFVTCLSATKLFSYNKQSNTYAPIYKTFGIIGSVVSFIFLCLLLIPGTKASLSLPSYIALGVWLVLGLVFFAIRYPKLKKMDNDELSRLILNRSEDEVESMVEEPANHKS from the coding sequence ATGGAAAATGACAAAAATAAACAGGTAGATAGAGGCGACCTCAAACAAAACTTATCAGAGAAGTTTGTTTGGGCGATTGCATATGGTTCGTGTATTGGTTGGGGCGCATTTATTCTTCCAGGTGACTGGATAGGACAATCAGGTCCCATTGCAGCATCCATCGGTATAGTGATCGGTGCCTTGCTTATGATTTTAATTGCAGTAAGTTATGGCGCCTTAGTAGAAAAATTCCCTGTATCAGGTGGGGCGTTTGCATTTAGTTTTTTAAGTTTCGGTAGATATGTGAGTTTCTTTTCTTCATGGTTCTTAACCTTTGGGTATGTCTGTGTCGTAGCTTTAAATGCTACCGCATTTAGTTTATTGATTAAATTCTTATTACCTAATGTATTGAATAATGGGAAATTATACACTGTTGCAGGTTGGGACGTCTACATAACAGAAATTATTATTGCGACAATATTGTTGCTTGTATTTATGTTTGTAGCTATTAGAGGTGCAAGCGTATCTGGCTCGTTACAATATTATTTCTGTGTAGCGATGGTTGTTGTAGTATTACTGATGTTCTTTGGTTCGTTCTTTGGTAATAATTTTGCTTTAGATAATTTACAACCTTTGGCTAATCCAGAACAAGGTTGGTTTATCTCAATTATTACGATTGTATCGATTGCGCCATGGGCTTATGTAGGATTTGATAATATTCCGCAGACAGCTGAAGAATTTAACTTTGCGCCTAATAAGACATTTAAATTAATCGTCTATAGTTTACTTGCAGCATCAATGACTTATGTAGTGATGTTGTTATATACAGGATGGTTAAGTACAAATCAGAAAAGTTTAAATGGACAACTATGGTTAACAGGTGCTGAAACGCAATCAGCATTTGGTTATGTTGGATTAGCCGTTTTAGCCATTGCCATTATGATGGGCATCTTTACTGGATTAAATGGTTTCTTAATGAGTGCCAGTAGACTGCTTTTCTCAATGGGACGCTCAGGCATTATGCCAAGCGTATTCAGTCGTATTCACAGTAAATACAAAACACCTTATGTGGCAATTATTTTCCTAGTAGGTGTATCATTAATTGCGCCATGGTTAGGACGTACAGCGTTAACATGGATAGTTGATATGTCATCAACAGGTGTTTCTGTTGCGTACTTTGTAACCTGTTTATCAGCTACTAAATTATTTAGTTATAATAAACAAAGTAATACGTATGCACCTATTTATAAAACATTCGGTATCATCGGTTCAGTCGTATCGTTTATCTTCTTATGTTTATTATTAATACCAGGAACTAAAGCTTCATTATCATTACCATCATACATTGCATTAGGTGTATGGTTAGTATTAGGATTAGTCTTCTTTGCGATTCGCTATCCTAAACTTAAAAAAATGGACAATGATGAATTAAGTAGATTAATTTTAAATAGAAGTGAAGACGAAGTAGAAAGTATGGTCGAAGAACCAGCAAATCATAAATCATAA
- a CDS encoding DUF5327 family protein, whose protein sequence is MDKDKIIQLIERELVQADESSSQHEFEKHMYAIHTITSLYTTSSTQSLQHNDFTHTDIDTQHKLMKTTNQQKSYDHVTPEEIQAIGGKVTHTNHSNKEQSSSTLSNSNLMTTDDEIGNGESIFDF, encoded by the coding sequence ATGGATAAAGACAAAATTATTCAATTAATTGAGCGTGAATTAGTTCAAGCTGATGAATCATCATCACAACATGAATTTGAGAAACATATGTATGCCATACACACCATTACATCTCTGTACACAACATCATCTACGCAAAGCTTACAACATAATGATTTTACACACACAGATATTGATACACAGCATAAGTTGATGAAGACAACAAATCAGCAAAAGTCATATGATCATGTGACACCAGAAGAAATTCAAGCAATAGGTGGAAAGGTGACGCATACAAATCATTCAAATAAAGAACAATCATCCTCAACGTTATCTAATTCTAATTTAATGACAACAGATGATGAAATTGGAAACGGTGAATCGATATTTGATTTTTAA
- a CDS encoding uracil-DNA glycosylase — protein MEWSEVFHNITTKHDFKAMHDFLEKEYTTQVVYPDRENIYQAFDLTPFENIKVVILGQDPYHGPNQAHGLAFSVQPNAKFPPSLRNMYQELEDDIGCRRQSPHLQDWAREGVLLLNTVLTVRQGEAHSHKDIGWEIFTDEVIRTISEEREDVVFILWGKPAQQKIKLIDTSKHFIIKSPHPSPLSAYRGFFGSKPYSKANAYLESKGQTPIQWCEREDTTHG, from the coding sequence ATGGAATGGTCTGAAGTATTTCACAATATAACGACAAAACATGATTTTAAAGCTATGCATGACTTTCTTGAAAAGGAATATACAACACAAGTTGTTTATCCGGATCGAGAAAATATTTATCAAGCTTTTGATTTAACACCATTTGAAAATATTAAGGTCGTGATATTAGGACAAGATCCTTATCATGGTCCTAATCAAGCACATGGTTTAGCTTTTTCAGTTCAACCAAATGCGAAATTTCCGCCTTCATTAAGAAATATGTACCAAGAATTAGAAGACGATATAGGATGTCGACGTCAGTCACCTCATTTACAAGATTGGGCAAGAGAAGGTGTCTTACTTTTGAATACGGTTTTAACAGTAAGACAAGGTGAAGCACATTCTCATAAAGACATTGGATGGGAAATATTTACAGATGAAGTGATTCGCACAATTTCAGAAGAGCGAGAAGACGTCGTCTTTATTTTATGGGGAAAACCGGCCCAACAAAAAATAAAGTTAATAGATACGTCTAAACATTTTATTATAAAATCACCACATCCAAGTCCTTTATCGGCCTATAGAGGTTTCTTCGGCTCAAAACCTTATTCTAAAGCAAACGCATATTTAGAATCTAAAGGGCAAACACCTATTCAATGGTGTGAAAGAGAGGATACAACACATGGATAA
- a CDS encoding choloylglycine hydrolase family protein, producing MCTGFSFFTQQQHHYLARTMDFAFEFNGVPTAVPRNFEYQFDLEPSMKLTYGFVGTNLKVGRYRFGDGINECGVAISNHYFTGEASYSKHKRYGYFNMAPEEFIIWVLGFTKSIQDLKHKVKKVNIMNEKNETLNIVPPLHFIITDREGHTVSVEPHNGLLIVKDNHVKVLTNAPKLEWHVENLRNYALLSPEKSTNQLVGKVLVRSMGCEAGTNGLPGGYTSTERFVRTTYLRHHLPQSHDESVNLMNCFKVLDAVSIPQGAVVDAGETHYTQYQLVMDSKDRAYYIKPYFTNQIFKIQLNEQLLTKKDMTFIDVNHQLTITQLN from the coding sequence ATGTGTACAGGATTTTCATTTTTCACACAACAACAACATCATTATTTAGCTAGAACGATGGACTTTGCGTTTGAATTTAACGGAGTACCAACTGCAGTACCTAGAAACTTTGAGTATCAATTTGATTTAGAGCCTTCAATGAAACTGACCTATGGCTTTGTAGGAACAAATTTAAAGGTAGGCCGCTATCGATTCGGGGATGGTATTAATGAATGTGGTGTAGCAATTTCGAATCATTATTTCACCGGTGAAGCTTCCTACAGTAAACATAAGAGATATGGCTATTTCAATATGGCTCCTGAAGAATTTATTATTTGGGTTCTAGGTTTCACTAAAAGTATTCAAGACTTAAAACATAAAGTTAAAAAAGTTAATATTATGAATGAAAAAAACGAAACACTAAATATTGTACCTCCACTTCATTTTATTATCACTGACCGTGAAGGACATACCGTTTCAGTTGAACCACATAATGGTCTACTTATCGTTAAAGATAATCATGTAAAGGTACTAACCAATGCCCCGAAATTAGAATGGCATGTTGAAAATTTAAGGAATTATGCATTGTTATCACCTGAAAAGTCAACTAATCAACTAGTTGGTAAAGTTCTTGTGCGTTCTATGGGTTGTGAGGCAGGCACTAACGGTTTACCAGGCGGCTATACATCTACTGAGCGCTTTGTTAGAACAACTTATTTAAGACATCATTTGCCTCAATCACACGATGAAAGCGTAAATTTAATGAATTGCTTTAAAGTGTTAGACGCAGTGAGTATTCCTCAAGGTGCAGTGGTCGATGCAGGAGAAACGCATTATACACAATACCAACTAGTAATGGATAGTAAAGACCGTGCGTACTACATCAAACCCTATTTCACGAATCAAATATTTAAAATACAATTAAACGAACAATTACTTACTAAAAAAGATATGACTTTTATAGATGTTAATCATCAATTGACTATCACACAATTGAATTAA
- the thiD gene encoding bifunctional hydroxymethylpyrimidine kinase/phosphomethylpyrimidine kinase: protein MALKKVLTIAGSDTSAGAGMQADLKTFQELDVYGMVALTAIVTMDKATWSHDVTPLPMDVFEKQLETAISIGPDAIKTGMLGTEEIIKRAGEVYEQSGADYFVVDPVMVCKGEDEVLNPGNTDAMIQYLLPKATVVTPNLFEAGQLSGLGKLTSIEDMKKAAQIIFDKGAKHVIIKGGKALDQDKSYDLYYDGQSFYQLTTDMFQQSYNHGAGCTFAAATTAYLANGKSPKEAVIAAKAFVASAIKNGWKMNDFVGPVDHGANRRVEQIDVQVTEV from the coding sequence ATGGCATTAAAAAAAGTATTAACAATAGCTGGTTCAGATACTAGTGCAGGTGCTGGTATGCAAGCAGATTTAAAAACATTTCAAGAGTTAGATGTCTATGGTATGGTCGCTTTAACAGCTATCGTTACAATGGATAAAGCAACATGGTCTCACGATGTAACACCATTACCTATGGATGTATTTGAAAAACAACTTGAAACTGCAATTTCAATTGGTCCAGATGCTATAAAAACAGGCATGTTAGGTACTGAAGAAATTATCAAACGTGCTGGTGAAGTATATGAACAATCTGGTGCAGACTACTTCGTTGTTGATCCTGTAATGGTATGTAAAGGGGAAGATGAAGTACTTAACCCGGGAAATACTGACGCAATGATTCAATATTTATTACCTAAAGCAACGGTCGTGACACCTAACCTATTTGAAGCTGGACAATTATCTGGCCTAGGTAAACTTACTTCTATCGAAGACATGAAAAAAGCAGCTCAAATCATTTTTGATAAAGGGGCTAAACATGTCATTATTAAAGGTGGTAAAGCACTAGACCAAGATAAATCATATGATTTATACTACGATGGGCAATCATTCTATCAATTAACAACGGATATGTTCCAACAAAGTTACAATCACGGTGCAGGTTGTACATTTGCAGCAGCTACCACAGCTTACCTTGCAAACGGTAAATCTCCAAAAGAAGCTGTCATAGCAGCCAAAGCTTTCGTTGCTTCAGCTATTAAAAACGGTTGGAAAATGAACGATTTTGTAGGACCCGTTGATCACGGTGCCAATCGTCGTGTTGAACAAATCGACGTACAAGTCACTGAAGTGTAA
- the vraX gene encoding C1q-binding complement inhibitor VraX — MIIHKQDIQNGVPMYEIITKKFKTITVKFDETLNDNDFYRLLSLLENDIDTMQFSQT; from the coding sequence ATAATTATTCATAAACAAGATATACAAAATGGTGTCCCTATGTATGAAATCATCACGAAAAAGTTCAAGACAATTACAGTTAAATTTGATGAAACTTTAAATGACAATGATTTCTATCGCTTGCTCTCTCTACTAGAAAATGACATAGACACTATGCAATTCAGTCAAACATGA
- a CDS encoding C47 family peptidase has product MITKCRNAITLVLLFLMGLSIFSFLNQAHANSNVNQETTQSNSTQVKVENKDVPKDVDRLAKKNFLSHVSLLDQASHTSKSAYTLGEPFKIYKLNKQSDGNFYYPVLNKSGDVKYIVTISPNPSNKAKYSINVSPFISKALNNYKNQKVTIFTSKKGYFIMGEDKAPHLVLKTPRQDAKSDKNLTKESAVRYSNEFNQTSHIAKPITKYQTAINQQPQYVNTLKNMQIRETQGQNGWCAGYTMAFLLNATYNTGHYNAEMIMRALHPNLSGQAFQFTGLTPQEMMRYGQSQGRNVNYLNRMPQFDEVDRLTKQNKGIALISSSVEPRNGIHAGHAMAVAGNAVLNNNQRVILIWNPWDNGLTTQSADSNVIPVSDGTHFRWNASIYGY; this is encoded by the coding sequence ATGATAACCAAATGTCGCAATGCCATAACCTTGGTACTACTGTTTTTAATGGGATTGAGTATCTTTAGTTTTCTTAATCAAGCACACGCAAACTCAAACGTAAATCAAGAAACCACACAATCCAATAGTACTCAAGTTAAAGTAGAAAATAAGGATGTTCCTAAAGATGTTGACCGTTTAGCAAAGAAAAATTTCCTATCACATGTCAGTTTGCTAGATCAAGCATCTCACACTTCAAAAAGTGCTTATACATTGGGTGAGCCATTCAAAATTTACAAACTCAATAAACAAAGTGATGGCAACTTCTATTATCCCGTCCTTAATAAAAGTGGCGATGTAAAATATATCGTTACAATTTCTCCTAATCCTTCTAATAAAGCAAAATATTCAATTAATGTTTCCCCTTTCATTTCAAAAGCATTAAATAACTATAAAAATCAAAAGGTCACTATCTTCACTAGTAAAAAAGGTTACTTTATAATGGGTGAAGATAAAGCACCTCACTTAGTATTAAAAACGCCTCGACAAGATGCCAAATCAGATAAAAATCTTACTAAAGAATCAGCCGTAAGATATAGTAATGAATTTAACCAAACAAGCCATATTGCAAAACCAATTACTAAATATCAAACAGCTATTAATCAACAACCTCAATATGTTAATACCCTTAAAAATATGCAAATTAGAGAAACTCAAGGCCAAAATGGGTGGTGTGCAGGTTATACTATGGCATTTTTATTAAATGCTACTTATAACACTGGTCATTATAATGCTGAAATGATTATGAGAGCATTACATCCAAATCTAAGTGGCCAAGCCTTCCAATTCACAGGGTTAACCCCTCAAGAAATGATGAGATATGGTCAATCTCAAGGTAGAAATGTCAATTACTTAAATAGAATGCCTCAGTTTGATGAAGTAGATAGATTAACTAAACAAAATAAAGGTATTGCTTTAATCAGTTCTAGTGTAGAACCTAGAAACGGTATTCATGCTGGTCATGCTATGGCTGTTGCTGGTAATGCTGTATTAAATAATAACCAACGTGTTATTCTAATATGGAATCCATGGGATAATGGTTTAACTACGCAATCAGCTGACAGTAATGTGATACCTGTGTCTGATGGTACTCATTTTAGATGGAATGCTTCCATTTATGGTTACTAA
- a CDS encoding staphostatin A, with amino-acid sequence MTQFEIINIIDVNPYSPNSSFLKVLEGNWFPKNFDTTPLKFVFNETMQPSYYCTKLDTNQRTIVLTEKSTLSIVIEICIINPNKIIFNLININAIGASPKIIFER; translated from the coding sequence ATGACTCAATTCGAAATAATTAATATTATAGATGTAAATCCCTACTCTCCAAATAGTTCATTCCTTAAGGTTTTAGAGGGTAATTGGTTTCCTAAAAATTTTGACACAACACCTCTTAAATTCGTATTTAATGAAACAATGCAACCAAGTTATTACTGTACCAAATTAGATACTAATCAACGGACGATTGTATTAACTGAAAAATCCACTTTATCTATAGTGATTGAAATATGCATCATCAATCCAAATAAAATCATTTTCAATTTAATTAATATCAATGCTATTGGCGCTTCACCTAAGATTATATTTGAAAGATAG
- a CDS encoding MFS transporter, with the protein MDFEKENINMVNAQKAKKTVVATGIGNAMEWFDFGVYAYTTAYIGANFFSPVQNPQIQQIFTFAALAIAFLLRPIGGIVFGIIGDKYGRKVVLTTTIILMALSTLTIGLLPNYDTIGIWAPILLLLARILQGFSTGGEYAGAMTYVAESSPDKKRNSLGSGLEIGTLSGYIAASIMIALLSFFLTHDQMQSWGWRIPFILGLFLGLFGLYLRRKLEESPVYENDVATTPKRDTIGFFGIIRYYYKDILVCFVAVVFFNVTNYMVTAYLPTYLGQVAKVDETTTSVIITCVMAIMIPLALGFGKMADRIGEKKVFLIGTGGLTLLSIVAFSLLATKSLPFIIIGVLILGFFLSTYEATMPGSLPTIFYTHIRYRTLSITFNISVSIFGGTTPLVASWLVESTGNVLAPAYYLTAISVIGFLVILLLHVTTAGKSLKGSYPNVDNEEDRAYYEAHPKEALWWVKERQDKENF; encoded by the coding sequence ATGGATTTCGAAAAAGAAAATATTAACATGGTCAACGCTCAAAAAGCGAAAAAAACCGTTGTTGCAACCGGTATTGGTAATGCCATGGAATGGTTTGACTTTGGTGTTTATGCTTATACGACTGCATACATAGGAGCGAATTTCTTTTCTCCAGTGCAAAACCCTCAAATACAACAAATCTTTACATTTGCTGCACTAGCTATAGCGTTTTTACTTAGACCTATTGGTGGAATAGTATTTGGTATTATTGGAGATAAATATGGACGTAAAGTTGTATTAACAACGACTATTATTTTAATGGCCCTTTCAACACTAACAATCGGGTTATTACCGAATTACGATACGATTGGTATATGGGCGCCTATCCTCTTACTATTGGCGCGTATATTGCAAGGTTTCTCAACTGGTGGGGAATATGCAGGTGCCATGACTTATGTGGCTGAATCGTCTCCAGATAAAAAACGTAACAGTTTAGGTAGCGGGCTTGAAATTGGTACATTATCAGGTTACATTGCAGCGTCAATTATGATTGCGTTATTAAGTTTCTTCTTAACACATGATCAAATGCAATCATGGGGTTGGAGAATTCCATTCATTTTAGGATTATTCTTAGGATTATTTGGGTTATACTTACGTCGTAAATTGGAAGAATCACCAGTTTATGAAAATGATGTAGCAACAACACCGAAACGTGATACAATCGGTTTCTTCGGTATTATTCGCTATTATTATAAAGATATCTTAGTTTGCTTTGTTGCGGTAGTATTCTTCAATGTTACAAACTATATGGTAACAGCATATTTACCAACATACTTAGGGCAAGTAGCCAAAGTAGACGAAACAACGACAAGTGTGATTATTACTTGTGTGATGGCTATTATGATTCCTTTAGCATTAGGATTTGGTAAAATGGCTGATAGAATTGGAGAGAAAAAAGTATTCTTAATCGGTACAGGTGGACTTACATTATTAAGTATTGTTGCATTTTCATTGTTAGCAACTAAATCTTTACCGTTTATTATTATTGGTGTACTTATCTTAGGTTTCTTCTTATCAACGTATGAAGCAACAATGCCTGGATCGTTACCAACAATTTTCTATACACATATTAGATATCGTACGTTATCAATCACATTCAACATCTCAGTATCAATTTTTGGTGGTACAACACCATTAGTTGCGTCATGGTTAGTTGAATCTACTGGTAATGTATTAGCGCCAGCGTACTATTTAACAGCAATTAGTGTGATTGGTTTCTTAGTCATTTTATTACTTCATGTCACTACAGCTGGTAAGTCACTTAAAGGGTCTTATCCAAACGTAGATAATGAAGAAGATAGAGCATATTATGAAGCACACCCTAAGGAAGCATTATGGTGGGTTAAAGAAAGACAAGATAAAGAAAACTTTTAA
- a CDS encoding HAD family hydrolase: protein MNFDNYIFDFDGTLANSKQCSIEATKEAFAQFGLSEPSDADIVHYMGIPIEKSFIEMSDRFLTEDALNQLLQLFREQYRQLETTYLCSVIGISETLEQLLRKKKQVFVVSSKKTDVLLRNLDHLGLGRFIKEAIGSDKVTRYKPDPDGINYIIQNHHLNPARSIYIGDAIHDIQMAKAAGIKSCGVTWGAFDAKALLRENPDYILNEADEINTIL, encoded by the coding sequence ATGAATTTTGACAACTATATTTTTGACTTTGATGGAACGTTAGCGAATTCTAAGCAGTGCTCTATTGAAGCAACTAAAGAAGCTTTTGCACAATTTGGGTTATCTGAACCAAGTGATGCAGATATTGTACATTATATGGGAATTCCCATTGAAAAGTCATTTATAGAAATGAGTGACCGTTTTTTAACAGAAGATGCATTAAATCAATTGTTACAATTATTTAGAGAACAATACCGTCAATTAGAAACAACATATTTATGTTCGGTAATCGGTATATCTGAAACATTAGAACAATTATTGCGAAAAAAGAAGCAGGTGTTTGTGGTTTCTAGTAAAAAAACAGATGTGTTGTTGAGAAATTTAGACCATTTAGGCCTTGGTAGATTTATTAAAGAAGCTATTGGTTCTGATAAAGTAACACGTTATAAACCAGATCCAGATGGTATCAACTATATTATTCAGAATCATCATCTTAATCCGGCACGCAGTATATACATTGGCGACGCTATACATGATATTCAAATGGCTAAAGCAGCTGGTATTAAGTCTTGTGGTGTAACTTGGGGTGCTTTTGACGCAAAGGCATTATTAAGAGAAAATCCAGATTATATTTTAAATGAAGCGGATGAAATCAATACCATACTATAA
- the hxlB gene encoding 6-phospho-3-hexuloisomerase, whose amino-acid sequence MATFNHYQLILDELKGTLSHVKDEEFDGFASEVTEASRIFVAGKGRSGFVANSFAMRLNQLGKQAFVIGESTTPSIQKGDLFIVISGSGSTEHLRLLADKAKSVEAEVVLLTTKLDSAIGEIADTVVELPAGTKHDATGSNQPLGSLFEQSSQIFLDSVVIGLMAQLDVDETTMQNNHANLE is encoded by the coding sequence ATGGCAACTTTTAATCATTATCAATTAATTTTAGATGAGCTAAAGGGCACTTTATCTCATGTTAAAGATGAAGAATTTGATGGATTTGCATCAGAAGTAACTGAAGCATCACGTATATTTGTTGCAGGTAAGGGGCGTTCTGGATTCGTTGCAAATAGTTTTGCAATGAGACTCAATCAATTAGGCAAGCAAGCATTTGTTATTGGCGAATCAACAACACCATCAATTCAAAAAGGTGATTTATTTATTGTGATTTCTGGTTCAGGCTCAACAGAACATCTTCGCTTATTAGCAGATAAAGCGAAATCAGTTGAAGCAGAAGTGGTATTACTAACAACTAAACTAGATTCTGCAATTGGTGAAATTGCAGACACAGTAGTTGAATTACCCGCAGGTACAAAGCACGATGCCACTGGATCTAATCAACCGTTAGGTAGTTTGTTTGAACAATCATCACAAATCTTTTTAGATAGTGTAGTTATTGGATTAATGGCACAATTAGACGTCGATGAGACGACAATGCAAAATAATCATGCCAATTTAGAATAA
- the hxlA gene encoding 3-hexulose-6-phosphate synthase — MELQLAIDLLNKEEAAELAKKVEEYVDIVEIGTPIVINEGLPAVQHLNENISNAKVLADLKIMDAADYEVSQAVKFGADVVTILGVAEDASIKAAVEEAHKNDKQLLVDMIAVQDLEKRAKELDEMGADYIAVHTGYDLQAEGQSPLDSLRKVKSVIKNSKVAVAGGIKPDTIKEIVAEEPDLVIVGGGIANADDPVEAAKQCRDAIEGK; from the coding sequence GTGGAATTACAATTAGCTATTGATTTATTAAATAAAGAAGAAGCAGCAGAATTAGCGAAAAAAGTAGAAGAATATGTTGATATTGTAGAAATTGGTACACCAATTGTGATTAACGAAGGTTTACCTGCCGTTCAACATTTAAATGAAAATATAAGCAATGCTAAAGTATTAGCAGACTTAAAAATCATGGATGCAGCAGACTATGAAGTAAGCCAAGCTGTTAAATTCGGCGCTGATGTTGTAACAATTTTAGGTGTAGCTGAAGATGCATCAATTAAAGCAGCAGTTGAAGAAGCACATAAAAATGACAAACAATTATTAGTAGATATGATTGCTGTTCAAGATTTAGAAAAACGTGCGAAAGAATTAGATGAAATGGGTGCTGACTATATTGCAGTGCACACTGGTTATGATTTACAAGCTGAAGGACAATCTCCATTAGATAGCTTACGTAAAGTTAAATCAGTAATTAAAAATTCTAAAGTCGCAGTTGCTGGTGGTATTAAACCAGATACAATTAAAGAAATTGTTGCAGAAGAACCTGACTTAGTAATTGTTGGTGGCGGTATCGCCAATGCTGATGACCCTGTTGAAGCAGCTAAACAATGTCGTGATGCTATTGAAGGTAAATAA
- the nagB gene encoding glucosamine-6-phosphate deaminase, with protein MKIINLGSKELASFYVACELFKQMDYSPDSKLGLATGGTMTDVYQSLVTLLKKNQIDVSQVTTYNLDEYVGLEPEHEQSYHYYMDDILFNQYPYFNRQRIHIPNGDVVDFEQEARRYNQLIESEGPIDIQLLGIGENGHIGFNEPGTSLESETHVVDLTESTIKANSRYFNDESEVPKQAISMGLQSIIKAKRIILLAFGEKKKQAINDLLNQPVSKDIPSTILKIHPNVEIYVDDAAAPDLKNS; from the coding sequence ATGAAAATTATTAATTTAGGTTCTAAAGAATTAGCATCATTTTATGTTGCCTGTGAGTTATTTAAACAAATGGACTATAGCCCAGATAGTAAATTAGGATTAGCTACAGGAGGTACTATGACAGATGTTTATCAGAGTCTAGTTACACTATTAAAGAAAAATCAAATAGATGTCTCACAAGTGACTACGTACAATTTAGATGAATATGTCGGTTTAGAACCTGAGCATGAACAAAGTTATCATTATTATATGGATGACATATTATTTAATCAATATCCATATTTTAATCGCCAACGGATTCATATCCCTAATGGAGACGTAGTTGATTTTGAACAAGAAGCAAGACGCTATAATCAATTAATTGAATCAGAAGGACCGATCGATATTCAATTGTTAGGTATTGGTGAAAATGGACATATCGGATTTAATGAGCCAGGAACATCATTGGAAAGTGAAACGCATGTCGTGGATTTAACTGAAAGTACAATTAAAGCAAATAGTAGATACTTTAACGATGAGTCTGAAGTACCTAAGCAAGCAATATCAATGGGCCTTCAGTCAATTATTAAAGCTAAAAGAATCATTTTATTAGCGTTTGGAGAGAAAAAGAAACAAGCAATAAATGACTTATTGAATCAACCGGTAAGCAAAGATATCCCGTCTACAATTTTAAAGATACATCCAAATGTAGAAATCTATGTAGATGACGCGGCTGCACCAGACTTAAAGAATAGCTAA
- a CDS encoding YojF family protein: MLEPIKYEAVMKLLTSYENKPVYLHVETTNGAYANHFDERVFNAGTFLRNIQVTYEHAQLKGGDKDPYRIGLKLRDGGWVYVQGLTHYEVNQDNECLIAGFNYEGQLAATLEISEKPFTI; this comes from the coding sequence GTGTTGGAACCTATCAAATATGAAGCAGTGATGAAATTACTCACCTCTTATGAAAATAAACCCGTTTACCTACATGTTGAGACGACAAATGGTGCATATGCTAACCATTTTGATGAACGTGTATTTAATGCAGGTACTTTTTTAAGAAATATACAAGTGACTTATGAACACGCACAACTAAAAGGCGGAGATAAAGATCCATACCGTATCGGTTTAAAACTTCGCGATGGCGGTTGGGTTTATGTTCAGGGACTAACACATTACGAAGTCAACCAAGATAACGAATGTCTCATAGCAGGATTTAATTATGAAGGGCAATTGGCTGCTACATTAGAAATTAGCGAAAAGCCATTTACTATATAG